In Eucalyptus grandis isolate ANBG69807.140 chromosome 4, ASM1654582v1, whole genome shotgun sequence, the following proteins share a genomic window:
- the LOC104443228 gene encoding protein SUPPRESSOR OF npr1-1, CONSTITUTIVE 1-like has protein sequence MREFGRGNPIDGLSSLKILRLSETSVSGFPKLFNKLSHLEKLEELDAAGCKNLRGEILIDGSSSLRILRLGWTNISSFSHGFNKLSRLEKLEELDVSECKNLEGEIPIDRLSSLKILRLSGTSISGFPDLFNKLSCLEKLEQLDAARCKNLGGEILIDELFSLRILRLGWTSISGFSNGFNKLSRLEKLEELDAAGCKNLGGKILIDGLSSLRILRLGWTSISGFSNRFNKLSRLEKLEELDVSECKNLEGEIPIDGLSSLKILRLSGTNVSGFPDLFNKLSRLEKLEELDAAGCKNLGGEILIDGLSSLKILRLGWTNISGFSNGFNKLSRLEKLEELDVRQCKNLRVEIPIDGLSSLKIIRLSGTSVSGFPNLFNKLSRMEKLEELDAARCKNLGGEIFIDGLSSLRILRLGWTSISGFSNGFDKLSCLKKLEELDVSECKNLEAEIPIDGLYSLKILRLSGLSVSGFLDGFNKLSHLEELQLYDCKMLQSLPQSIAYLPSLQLLQLRRCRNL, from the coding sequence ATGCGAGAATTTGGAAGGGGAAATcctatagatgggttgtcttcccTGAAGATCCTTCGATTGAGTGAAACAAGCGTTTCTGGCTTCCCCAAAttattcaataagctttctcatttggagaaacttgaagaattagatgccgCAGGATGCAAGAATTTAAGAGGGGAAATTCTTATAGATGGGTCATCTTCATTGAGAATCCTTCGATTAGGTTGGACAAACATTTCTAGCTTCTCCCATGGattcaataagctttctcgtcttgaaaaacttgaagaattagatgtcaGTGAATGCAAGAATTTGGAAGGAGAAATTCCTATAGATAGGTTGTCTTCATTGAAGATCCTTCGATTAAGTGGAACAAGCATTTCTGGCTTCCCCGACttattcaataagctttcttgtcttgagaaacttgaacaATTAGATGCCGCAAGATGCAAGAATCTAGGAGGGGAAATTCTTATAGATGAGTTGTTTTCACTGAGGATCCTTCGATTAGGTTGGACAAGCATTTCTGGCTTCTCCAATGGattcaataagctttctcgtcttgagaaacttgaagaattagatgccgCAGGATGCAAGAATCTTGGAGGGAAAATtcttatagatgggttgtcttcactaAGGATCCTTCGATTAGGTTGGACAAGCATTTCTGGCTTCTCCAATAGattcaataagctttctcgtcttgaaaaacttgaagaattagatgtcaGTGAATGCAAGAATTTGGAAGGGGAAATAcctatagatgggttgtcttcactgaAAATCCTTCGATTAAGCGGAACAAACGTTTCTGGCTTCCCTGACttattcaataagctttctcgtttggagaaacttgaagaattagatgccgCAGGATGCAAGAATCTTGGAGGGGAAATtcttatagatgggttgtcttcactaAAGATCCTTCGATTAGGTTGGACAAACATTTCTGGCTTCTCCAATGGattcaataagctttctcgtcttgagaaacttgaagaattagatgttaGACAATGTAAGAATCTGAGAGTGGAAATTcctatagatgggttgtcttcactgaAGATCATTCGATTAAGTGGAACAAGTGTTTCTGGCTtccccaacttattcaataagctttctcgtatggagaaacttgaagaattagatgccgCAAGATGCAAGAATCTAGGAGGGGAAATTtttatagatgggttgtcttcactaAGGATCCTTCGATTAGGTTGGACAAGCATTTCTGGCTTCTCCAATGGATTTGATAAGCTTTCTTGTCttaagaaacttgaagaattagatgttaGTGAATGCAAGAATTTGGAAGCGGAAATCCCCATAGATGGGTTGTATTCACTGAAGATCCTTCGATTAAGTGGGTTAAGCGTTTCTGGCTTCCTCGATGGATTCAATAAGCTTTCTCATCTTGAAGAACTTCAATTATATGACTGCAAGATGCTTCAATCGTTGCCGCAAAGCATCGCTTATCTGCCTTCTCTGCAACTCCTTCAATTAAGAAGGTGTCGCAATCTTTGA
- the LOC120292652 gene encoding disease resistance protein RPV1-like — translation MKRDPVFGLFLAVLVASILLSLLAYYFVKSNKKSTRRKAEDTAASSSSATSASENYDVFLSFKGEDTRKTFVDHLYNGLIDAGIRVFRDDNELREGEVIGTNLLQAIKNSKISIPIISQNYASSKWCLQELVEMTECTKSIGHVVLPVFYRVKPAHVRYQIERFGKTFSHLSRKYLKEDVAKWKQALQEVASLKGWESEKTADGHEGELVKIVVRKVLSELKKAFQLVITEHLVGIDNAMEDILRLLDDKHNATQVIGIHGMGGIGKTTLAKAIYNKLFDQFQHHSFIADIRESSQSKGISYVQGQLKFDILKENDHVFNQDEGIRIMESRFKRKKVLILLDDVDDNNHIKALIGKRDWFEMGSKIIITTRIRSILDDVGVSYKYELKEIAKAESLILFSRHAFRRDSPPCEFESLSHAIVSTAGGLPLALEVIGSFLCGRNQAFWQDALKKLQIVPHEKVQEKLRISYDTLNYEEKQIFLDIAYFFGGYHFKCAFCMWDACNFFPKMGLETLSFMSLIKIGDNGMLKMHDQLRDLGREIIRQEDYHAFMNRSRLWLQEEALKIFQRTKVVKELKVLDLGGCLNLKVTPNLSAFRHLEVLVLKKCDNLEQIHPSIGEAKGLVVLDLQRCVKLRELPQEMGKLEELKVLRIRQTAIEEIPSCISSLKKLENLYANDCQSLAGIPDSVSHLVNLSILDLTNCLKLCRLPKSIGSLVNLQQLYLSRAQFSRNLHIPNSIGKLEWLTILDLSFLGICELPESIGDLKKLKRFSINYCKKLSSLPSTISKLGNLEEFNFIGCKSLGRRIHIDGLSSLKILRLSGTLIYGFHDGFNKLSRLEKLEELDATGCKNLREEILINGLSSLKILRLSGTSVFGFPDLFNKLSHLEKLEELDLCRGCKNLGGEILIDGECKNLEGEIPIDGLSSLKILRLSGTSVSGFPNLFNKLSHLEKLEQLDVSECKNLEGEILIDMLSSLRILRLGWTNISGFFNEFNKFSHLEKLEELDVRQCMNLGGEIPIDELSSLKILRLSGTSNFGFLDGFDKLSRMEKLEELDVTGCKNLRGEILIDRLSSLKILRLGWTSISGFSNEFNKLSHLEKLEELDVRQCMNLGGKIPIDGLSSLKILRLSGTSVFGFLDGFDKLSHLEKLEELDATGCKNLGGEILIDRLSSLRILRLGWTSISGFSNEFNKLSHLTKLEELDVRQCTNLGGEIPIDGLSSLKILRLSGTSISGFPDLFNKLSHLEKLEELDVRQCKNLEGEIPIDRLSSLKILRLSGTSVSGFPDLFNKLSRLEKLEELDATGCKNLGGKIFLDGLSSLRILRLGWTSISSFSKEFNKLSHLEKLEELDVRQCKNLEGEIL, via the exons atgaaacGTGATCCAGTGTTTGGGCTTTTTCTTGCAGTGTTGGTTGCGTCCATTCTTCTGTCTCTGCTCGCATACTATTTTGTCAAGAGCAACAAGAAGAGCACACGTCGAAAAGCAGAAGATACCGCTGCATCTAGTTCGTCCGCTACTTCAGCAAGTGAAAACTATGATGTTTTTTTGAGCTTCAAAGGCGAGGATACTCGTAAAACATTCGTAGATCACCTCTACAATGGCCTCATCGATGCTGGGATCCGCGTGTTTAGAGATGACAATGAGCTTCGCGAAGGTGAGGTGATCGGAACCAACCTTCTCCAAGCCATTAAGAACAGTAAGATCTCGATCCCGATTATTTCTCAGAACTACGCTTCAagcaaatggtgccttcaaGAGCTCGTTGAGATGACGGAGTGCACGAAGAGCATTGGGCATGTTGTCTTGCCCGTATTTTACCGGGTTAAACCGGCCCATGTGCGATACCAAATAGAAAGGTTTGGAAAGACTTTTTCCCATTTAAGTAGGAAGTATTTAAAAGAAGATGTTGCCAAATGGAAGCAAGCACTCCAAGAAGTGGCTTCCCTAAAGGGATGGGAATCAGAGAAAACTGCTGACGG CCACGAAGGAGAATTGGTGAAAATAGTTGTCAGAAAAGTTTTGAGCGAGCTAAAGAAGGCCTTTCAGCTGGTTATTACCGAACATCTTGTCGGGATCGATAATGCTATGGAGGATATCTTGAGATTGCTGGATGATAAACACAATGCCACCCAAGTTATTGGCATTCATGGAATGGGAGGTATCGGCAAAACAACTTTAGCCAAAGCCATCTACAATAAGCTATTCGACCAATTTCAGCATCATAGTTTTATTGCAGATATTCGAGAATCCTCACAGAGCAAGGGCATTTCATATGTACAGGgtcaattaaaatttgatataCTAAAAGAGAATGATCATGTGTTCAATCAGGATGAAGGAATCAGGATCATGGAATCTAGATTTAAACGTAAGAAAGTCCTAATTCTTCTAGATGATGTGGATGATAACAATCATATCAAAGCTTTAATTGGAAAACGTGACTGGTTTGAGATGGGAAGTAAGATAATAATTACCACAAGAATAAGGTCTATTCTTGATGATGTTGGGGTGAGCTACAAGTATGAACTCAAGGAAATTGCTAAGGCTGAGTCCTTGATCTTGTTCAGTAGACATGCCTTTAGGAGGGACTCTCCTCCGTGTGAAtttgaatctctctctcatgcTATCGTGTCCACTGCCGGAGGGCTACCCTTAGCGCTTGAGGTTATAGGTTCATTTCTATGTGGACGGAACCAAGCATTCTGGCAAGATGCGTTAAAGAAGTTACAAATAGTACCGCATGAGAAAGTGCAGGAGAAATTGAGAATAAGTTATGACACATTAAACTATGAGGAAAAGcagatatttttggatattgccTATTTCTTTGGAGGATATCATTTCAAATGTGCATTCTGCATGTGGGAtgcttgtaatttttttccaaagatgGGGCTTGAAACATTGAGTTTTATGTCACTGATAAAAATAGGAGATAATGGCATGTTGAAAATGCATGACCAACTGAGAGACCTTGGTAGGGAAATTATTCGTCAAGAAGATTACCATGCTTTTATGAATCGAAGTAGGCTATGGCTTCAAGAGGAAGCCTTGAAAATATTTCAGAGAACTAAG gtggtgaaggaattgaaagttcTAGATCTTGGAGGTTGCCTTAATTTAAAAGTTACTCCTAATCTCTCGGCCTTTCGACATTTAGAGGTATTAGTCCTCAAAAAATGTGATAATCTAGAGCAAATCCACCCTTCTATTGGAGAAGCCAAGGGTCTCGTTGTTTTGGACTTGCAAAGATGTGTAAAACTTCGAGAGCTACCCCAAGAAATGGGCAAGTTGGAGGAACTGAAGGTACTTCGCATAAGGCAGACTGCTATAGAAGAAATTCCTTCATGTATAAGTTCTTTGAAAAAGTTGGAGAATCTTTATGCCAATGATTGCCAATCATTGGCTGGAATTCCCGACTCAGTTAGCCATCTAGTAAATTTGTCAATCCTTGACCTAACtaattgcttgaaattatgtagACTTCCAAAGAGCATTGGATCCCTCGTGAACTTGCAGCAGCTATACTTAAGTCGAGCgcagttttcaagaaatttacaTATCCCCAACTCAATTGGGAAGTTGGAATGGTTGACTATATTGGACTTGTCATTTTTAGGCATTTGTGAATTGCCtgagtccattggggatttgaaaaaattgaaaagatttagTATTAATTATTGCAAGAAACTGAGTAGTTTACCTAGTACTATTAGCAAGTTGGGCAACCTTGAAGAATTTAATTTCATAGGATGCAAGAGTCTAGGGAGGAGAATTCatatagatgggttgtcttcactgaAGATCCTTCGATTAAGTGGGACACTCATTTATGGCTTCCACGATGGattcaataagctttctcgTCTTGAGAAACTAGAAGAATTAGATGCCACAGGATGCAAGAATCTACGAGAGGAAATTCTTATAaatgggttgtcttcactgaAGATCCTTCGATTAAGTGGAACAAGCGTTTTTGGCTTCCCCGACttattcaataagctttctcatctggagaaacttgaagaattagatctTTGCCGAGGATGCAAGAATCTAGGAGGGGAAATtcttatagatgg TGAATGCAAGAATTTAGAAGGGGAAATCcctatagatgggttgtcttcactgaAGATCCTTCGATTAAGTGGAACAAGCGTCTCTGGCTTCCCTAACttattcaataagctttctcATCTGGAGAAACTTGAACAATTAGATGTTAGTGAATGCAAGAATTTGGAAGGGGAAATCCTTATAGATATGTTGTCTTCACTAAGGATCCTTCGATTAGGTTGGACAAACATTTCTGGCTTCTTTAATGAATTCAATAAGTTTTCTcatcttgagaaacttgaagaattagacgtcAGACAATGCATGAATCTAGGAGGGGAAATCCCTATAGATGAGTTGTCTTCACTGAAGATCCTTCGATTAAGTGGAACAAGCAATTTTGGCTTCCTCGATGGATTCGATAAGCTTTCTCGTatggagaaacttgaagaattagatgtcaCAGGATGCAAGAATCTACGAGGGGAAATTCTTATAGATAGGTTGTCTTCACTAAAGATCCTTCGATTAGGTTGGACAAGCATTTCTGGCTTCTCCAATGAATTCAATAAGCTTTCTcatcttgagaaacttgaagaattagacgtcAGACAATGCATGAATTTGGGAGGGAAAATCcctatagatgggttgtcttcactgaAGATCCTTCGATTAAGTGGAACAAGCGTTTTTGGCTTTCTCGATGGATTCGATAAGCTTTCCCATttagagaaacttgaagaattagatgccaCGGGATGCAAGAATCTAGGAGGGGAAATTCTTATAGATAGGTTGTCTTCATTGAGGATCCTTCGATTAGGTTGGACAAGCATTTCTGGCTTCTCCAATGAATTCAATAAGCTTTCTCATCTTacgaaacttgaagaattagatgtcaGACAATGCACGAATCTGGGAGGGGAAATCcctatagatgggttgtcttcactgaAGATCCTTCGATTAAGTGGAACAAGCATTTCTGGCTTTCCTGACttattcaataagctttctcatcttgagaaacttgaagaattagatgtcaGACAATGCAAGAATTTGGAAGGGGAAATCCCTATAGATAGGTTGTCTTCATTGAAGATCCTTCGATTAAGTGGAACAAGCGTTTCTGGCTTCCCCGACttattcaataagctttctcgtttggaaaaacttgaagaattagatgccaCAGGATGCAAGAATCTAGGAGGGAAAATTTTtctagatgggttgtcttcactgaGGATCCTTCGATTAGGTTGGACAAGCATTTCTAGCTTCTCCAAAGAATTCAATAAGCTTTCTcatcttgagaaacttgaagaattagatgtcaGACAATGCAAGAATTTGGAAGGGGAAATcctatag